One segment of Candidatus Omnitrophota bacterium DNA contains the following:
- a CDS encoding sugar ABC transporter permease has product MGTATILQKLKEQKTSYFFIIVPAILFLVFQLAPVLISFFWSFTSYDIVHAPRFVGLANYKNILFNDPLFWQAIKNTVVYVIGVVPLGICISLLLAVAIDQKIHFQNFFKSIFFLPTVTAIVAVSVIWKWLYAGEKYGLFNYFIMKLGAQPVDWLVDPAWTLPSIMIMSIWAGVGCNMMLFLAGLQTIPPVMYEAAEIDGAGFWKKFFYVTLPLLKPTIVFVTMMSFIFSFQVFEQVYIMTGGQGDIGGVLNSGLTIVAYLYDKGFQKFEMGYASALAYIIFCFIFILTMINKRLMKTDIRY; this is encoded by the coding sequence ATGGGGACGGCAACGATCTTACAGAAGCTTAAAGAACAAAAAACATCATACTTTTTCATCATAGTACCCGCTATCCTGTTCCTTGTTTTCCAGCTCGCGCCTGTCCTTATTTCTTTTTTCTGGTCCTTTACCTCATACGATATCGTACATGCTCCGCGTTTTGTAGGTCTTGCCAACTACAAGAACATACTTTTTAACGATCCGCTATTCTGGCAGGCCATAAAGAACACCGTGGTCTATGTGATAGGTGTGGTGCCCCTGGGCATATGCATATCGCTTCTTCTCGCGGTGGCGATAGATCAGAAGATTCATTTCCAGAACTTCTTTAAGTCCATATTCTTCCTTCCAACGGTGACCGCCATAGTGGCTGTTTCCGTAATATGGAAGTGGCTGTACGCCGGCGAGAAATACGGGCTGTTCAACTATTTCATAATGAAACTGGGGGCCCAGCCCGTGGATTGGCTGGTCGATCCGGCCTGGACCCTGCCGTCCATAATGATCATGTCCATATGGGCCGGGGTAGGGTGCAACATGATGCTTTTCCTGGCGGGGCTTCAGACCATACCGCCTGTGATGTACGAGGCCGCGGAGATTGACGGTGCCGGGTTCTGGAAGAAATTCTTTTATGTGACGCTTCCCTTGCTCAAACCTACTATAGTTTTCGTCACTATGATGAGCTTTATCTTCAGTTTCCAGGTCTTTGAACAGGTATATATAATGACGGGTGGACAAGGGGACATAGGTGGAGTGCTTAACAGCGGGCTTACCATAGTCGCGTATCTTTACGATAAAGGGTTCCAGAAGTTCGAGATGGGATACGCTTCGGCGCTCGCGTACATAATTTTCTGTTTTATTTTTATCCTTACGATGATAAACAAACGGTTGATGAAGACCGATATACGCTATTAA